From the genome of Rarobacter incanus, one region includes:
- a CDS encoding sensor histidine kinase gives MDFPGTPGKPRENAAATPATQPAPPAAPAEASDGLARFQPQAPHNEAAPPGAGAAGELPGGAATPQGPGRAGDASANDAPERGGATAGSTVTTLRRAWARVPLRIRLVSVITLLLVCGIGAVGTFSTMQIERLLQRQIDERLFDNATSLYNRGEVASLEAATGTNPLPTDYCFALVIGTQPSTAQSQYLCAKSNVAANGIPSLDGAPISTTGLTTAFTTRGITPPGGTKPTLSTPTWRVVGIPLQGISDAHTADMAYVALPLTYAVRTGNQVRVAFVLTTMAIALAGAVFGYFAVRTSLKPLRRIEATAARIAEGDLSARVPAMPQSTEVGSLGHSLNVMLSQIEAGFDARERSEASMRQFVSDASHELRTPLATIRGYGELYHMGALTSQEAMDDTMRRIEDSSRRMGMLVEDLLALARLDEGRALRHDPVDLFALARDGAMDLGALDATRSVRVTALDGSDIDPGDALSGRAVVIGDEDRLRQVVMNLVGNAVRHTPTGTAVELGVGTRGDMGVILVRDHGPGVSADQLPRLFERFYRADSSRDRRSGGSGLGLSIVAAIAASLGGCAAASNTPGGGLTIEVELPLATS, from the coding sequence GTGGATTTCCCCGGCACCCCAGGCAAACCCCGCGAGAACGCGGCGGCAACGCCCGCGACCCAGCCTGCCCCACCCGCCGCGCCCGCAGAGGCGAGCGACGGCCTGGCGCGCTTCCAGCCGCAGGCACCGCACAACGAGGCGGCGCCCCCCGGCGCCGGCGCAGCAGGTGAACTACCCGGCGGCGCAGCGACCCCGCAGGGACCCGGACGCGCGGGCGACGCATCGGCCAACGATGCCCCGGAACGGGGTGGCGCAACCGCCGGTTCGACCGTCACGACGCTGCGCCGCGCCTGGGCGCGCGTACCGCTGCGCATTCGCCTCGTCTCGGTTATCACACTGCTGCTGGTGTGCGGCATCGGTGCCGTCGGAACGTTTTCGACGATGCAAATCGAACGACTGCTGCAGCGCCAGATCGACGAGCGGCTCTTCGACAACGCCACCAGCCTGTACAACCGCGGCGAGGTGGCATCACTGGAGGCCGCCACCGGCACCAATCCGCTGCCTACCGACTACTGCTTCGCGCTGGTCATCGGGACGCAACCATCGACCGCCCAGTCGCAGTACCTGTGCGCCAAGAGCAACGTCGCTGCCAACGGCATCCCCTCACTGGACGGTGCGCCGATTTCGACAACGGGCCTGACCACCGCGTTCACGACGCGGGGAATCACGCCTCCGGGCGGCACAAAGCCAACGCTATCGACGCCCACCTGGCGCGTGGTTGGCATTCCTTTGCAGGGAATTTCCGACGCCCACACAGCGGATATGGCGTACGTCGCACTGCCCCTCACCTACGCGGTTCGCACGGGGAACCAGGTCCGCGTGGCCTTTGTGCTGACCACGATGGCAATCGCGCTGGCCGGGGCGGTATTCGGGTACTTTGCGGTGCGCACCTCCCTCAAGCCGCTGCGGCGCATCGAGGCCACCGCCGCGCGAATCGCGGAGGGGGACCTATCGGCGCGCGTGCCGGCGATGCCGCAGAGCACTGAGGTGGGGTCGCTCGGCCATTCGCTCAACGTGATGCTGAGCCAGATCGAGGCCGGGTTCGACGCCCGTGAACGCTCGGAGGCGTCCATGCGCCAGTTCGTTTCGGACGCCAGCCACGAACTGCGCACGCCCCTGGCCACCATCCGCGGCTACGGCGAGCTCTACCACATGGGCGCGCTGACCTCGCAGGAAGCGATGGATGACACCATGCGCAGAATCGAGGACTCATCGCGGCGCATGGGCATGCTGGTCGAGGATCTGCTGGCCCTGGCCCGCCTCGATGAGGGACGAGCGCTCCGCCACGACCCCGTCGATCTTTTCGCGCTAGCGCGCGACGGGGCGATGGACCTTGGCGCCCTGGACGCGACGCGCAGCGTGCGGGTGACCGCATTGGACGGTTCGGACATAGATCCGGGCGACGCCCTCAGCGGCCGCGCCGTCGTCATCGGGGACGAGGACCGCCTGCGCCAGGTCGTGATGAACCTGGTGGGCAACGCCGTGCGGCACACCCCAACCGGCACGGCCGTCGAGCTCGGCGTCGGCACGCGCGGGGACATGGGCGTCATCTTGGTTCGCGACCACGGTCCCGGCGTATCCGCCGATCAGCTCCCGCGCCTCTTCGAGCGGTTCTACCGCGCCGATTCCTCGCGGGACCGGCGTTCGGGCGGGTCCGGCCTGGGACTTTCGATCGTGGCCGCAATTGCTGCATCGCTGGGCGGTTGCGCGGCGGCGTCGAACACCCCCGGTGGCGGGTTGACGATCGAGGTCGAGCTCCCGCTCGCTACTTCTTGA
- a CDS encoding HD domain-containing protein, whose amino-acid sequence MPIHADTAPSWLLTGWVRACHAEGATVSDAALLATAHDLLVLWDDPSRKYHCITHLIDVLRRVDELAQEAHDANAVRLAAWYHGAVFTADSVSAYENRAGENSAASANLAREQLAALGVPGANIERVAELVHAVHQQAGGAGPKDSDANVLLDADLAVLAESPQRYRAYMTAIRDEYCDIPEDDYITTRLRILEKIQGRKRIFLSPGAAAWEKQARENLEAEIVRLRAKLKK is encoded by the coding sequence ATGCCCATACACGCCGACACGGCACCCTCGTGGCTCTTGACCGGATGGGTGCGCGCATGCCACGCGGAGGGCGCCACCGTGTCCGACGCGGCGTTGCTCGCAACCGCCCATGACCTGCTGGTGCTGTGGGACGACCCCTCGCGCAAGTACCACTGCATCACCCATCTCATTGACGTCCTGCGGCGGGTGGACGAGCTTGCCCAGGAGGCGCACGACGCCAACGCCGTGCGCCTCGCCGCGTGGTACCACGGGGCCGTGTTCACCGCGGACTCGGTGTCCGCCTACGAGAACAGGGCGGGGGAAAATTCGGCGGCCAGCGCCAACCTGGCGCGCGAGCAGCTTGCGGCGCTTGGCGTCCCCGGGGCGAACATCGAGCGGGTCGCGGAACTGGTGCACGCCGTTCACCAGCAGGCGGGCGGCGCGGGGCCCAAGGACAGCGACGCGAACGTGCTGCTCGATGCCGACCTGGCGGTTCTGGCGGAATCACCGCAGCGGTACCGCGCCTACATGACCGCGATCCGCGACGAGTACTGCGACATTCCGGAGGACGACTACATAACCACGCGGCTGCGAATCCTGGAGAAGATCCAGGGGCGCAAGCGTATCTTCTTGTCGCCCGGTGCCGCGGCCTGGGAGAAGCAGGCACGCGAGAACCTGGAAGCCGAAATCGTGCGGCTGCGCGCGAAGCTCAAGAAGTAG
- the groL gene encoding chaperonin GroEL (60 kDa chaperone family; promotes refolding of misfolded polypeptides especially under stressful conditions; forms two stacked rings of heptamers to form a barrel-shaped 14mer; ends can be capped by GroES; misfolded proteins enter the barrel where they are refolded when GroES binds), whose product MAKLIAFDEEARRGIERGLNQLADTVKVTLGPKGRNVVLDKKWGAPTITNDGVSIAKEIDLEDPFERIGAELVKEVAKKTDDVAGDGTTTATVLAQALVKEGLRNVASGANPIALRKGIEKAVAAVTRELHSLAKDIESQDEIAATAAISAGDEEIGRLIAQAMETVKKEGVITVEESNTFGLELELTEGMRFDKGFLARYFETDPERQEAVLEDPYILLVESKISNVKDLLPLLDQVIKQGKALLIIAEDVEGEALATLVLNKIRGTFKSVAVKAPGFGDRRKAILQDIAILTGATVVSETVGLKLETVGLDVLGSARKVVVTKDETTIIEGAGDAELIAGRVKQIRSEIEKSDSEYDREKLQERLAKLAGGVAVIKAGAATEVELKERKHRIEDAIRNAKAAAEEGIVAGGGVALIQAGNVAFETLELQGDEATGARIVKVAIEAPLKQIAANSGLEGGVVVEKVRSLPANHGLNAATGEYEDLLAAGVTDPVKVTRSALENASSIAALFLTTEAVVADKPEKAAPAAPGGEDFGGGF is encoded by the coding sequence ATGGCAAAACTCATTGCCTTCGATGAGGAAGCCCGTCGCGGTATCGAGCGTGGGCTCAACCAGCTCGCCGACACCGTCAAGGTGACCTTGGGACCCAAGGGACGCAACGTCGTTCTCGACAAGAAGTGGGGCGCACCCACGATCACCAACGATGGTGTATCCATCGCTAAGGAAATTGACCTCGAGGACCCGTTCGAGCGCATCGGCGCCGAGCTCGTCAAAGAGGTTGCCAAGAAGACGGACGACGTTGCCGGTGACGGCACCACGACCGCAACCGTTCTGGCCCAGGCACTGGTGAAGGAGGGCCTGCGTAACGTGGCCTCCGGCGCCAACCCGATCGCTCTGCGCAAGGGCATCGAGAAGGCAGTCGCCGCCGTGACCCGCGAGCTTCACTCCCTGGCCAAGGACATCGAATCGCAGGACGAGATCGCGGCAACCGCCGCCATTTCGGCCGGTGACGAGGAGATCGGTCGCCTGATCGCGCAAGCGATGGAGACCGTCAAGAAGGAAGGCGTCATCACCGTCGAGGAGTCGAACACGTTCGGCCTCGAGCTTGAGCTCACCGAGGGTATGCGCTTCGACAAGGGCTTCCTCGCCCGTTACTTCGAGACCGACCCCGAGCGCCAGGAAGCGGTTCTGGAAGACCCGTACATCCTGCTGGTCGAGTCGAAGATCTCCAACGTCAAGGACCTGCTGCCGCTGCTGGACCAGGTCATCAAGCAGGGCAAGGCGCTGCTGATCATCGCCGAGGACGTCGAGGGTGAGGCCCTGGCAACCCTGGTGCTGAACAAGATCCGCGGAACGTTCAAGTCCGTTGCCGTCAAGGCTCCTGGCTTCGGCGACCGTCGCAAGGCGATCCTGCAGGACATCGCGATTCTGACCGGCGCCACGGTCGTCTCCGAAACCGTTGGGCTCAAGCTGGAAACCGTTGGCCTGGACGTGCTGGGATCGGCCCGCAAGGTTGTCGTGACCAAGGACGAGACCACCATCATTGAGGGTGCCGGGGACGCAGAGCTGATCGCCGGCCGTGTCAAGCAGATCCGCTCGGAAATCGAGAAGTCCGACTCCGAGTACGACCGCGAGAAGCTCCAGGAGCGCCTGGCCAAGCTCGCCGGTGGTGTCGCGGTCATCAAGGCGGGTGCCGCAACCGAGGTCGAGCTCAAGGAGCGCAAGCACCGCATTGAGGACGCTATCCGCAACGCGAAGGCTGCCGCTGAAGAGGGCATCGTCGCCGGTGGTGGCGTGGCGCTGATCCAGGCCGGCAACGTTGCTTTCGAAACCCTTGAACTCCAGGGCGACGAGGCAACTGGTGCTCGCATCGTGAAGGTTGCCATCGAGGCTCCGCTCAAGCAGATCGCCGCCAACTCCGGTCTTGAGGGCGGGGTCGTCGTCGAGAAGGTGCGCTCGCTGCCGGCCAACCACGGCCTGAACGCGGCAACCGGCGAGTACGAGGACCTGCTCGCCGCAGGCGTCACCGACCCGGTTAAGGTCACCCGCTCCGCGCTGGAGAACGCTTCGTCGATCGCGGCCCTGTTCCTGACCACCGAGGCCGTCGTGGCCGACAAGCCGGAGAAGGCCGCACCCGCCGCTCCGGGCGGTGAGGACTTCGGCGGCGGATTCTGA
- a CDS encoding glycoside hydrolase family 15, with amino-acid sequence MKRSVGAADTRSPWRRGARAIGVAVVVSLLGTSCTPAAPTTAHIALISAGVRVEPDGTRTEIPAGETGAGASLEEILWLGEGTVPGAGTRYEALARRALLDLRALTVPVRLDDGTQAFAAVAGWDPKWRYVWPRDGAFAAVAFAQTGHLAQARGILRFLGSVQGDDGAFQARYLPDDSGRVPDARPQQYDAAGWAMWATAMVRAQIPAADVAAFDAETAPLLRRSVGYLLRTTVDGTRLPPASPDYWETRSHRVTLGTAASALMGLEAGADLGMVAPGVVARYREVVVAAFGSFGYPRDRGYLGSIGQTASDGATAFIAPPFVSSALPGATQARKDALAAMMRPAGGLAPGGSWRNDGISWTPSVGVNALSAAYNGDPAEAYAWIDWIGAHLTTVGSIPEKVLADGSPAAVAPLGWSDSLVLLTLIRLESATRDS; translated from the coding sequence GTGAAAAGGAGCGTTGGCGCCGCGGACACGCGCAGCCCGTGGCGGCGCGGCGCGCGCGCGATCGGAGTCGCCGTCGTCGTTTCGCTGCTGGGCACGTCTTGCACGCCCGCCGCGCCAACGACCGCGCACATCGCCCTTATCTCCGCCGGGGTCCGAGTCGAACCCGATGGGACGCGCACGGAGATTCCGGCCGGGGAAACGGGGGCGGGGGCCTCGTTGGAAGAAATCCTGTGGCTGGGCGAGGGCACGGTGCCCGGCGCGGGCACGCGCTACGAGGCACTGGCGCGGCGCGCGCTGCTTGATCTACGGGCGCTGACGGTGCCCGTACGCCTGGACGACGGAACGCAGGCGTTCGCCGCTGTTGCAGGCTGGGACCCGAAGTGGCGCTATGTGTGGCCACGCGACGGCGCCTTCGCGGCGGTCGCATTCGCGCAGACGGGGCACCTCGCACAGGCGCGAGGGATCCTGCGGTTCCTCGGCAGCGTGCAGGGGGACGACGGCGCGTTCCAGGCGCGCTACCTGCCCGACGACTCGGGGCGAGTGCCCGATGCGCGCCCGCAGCAGTACGACGCCGCCGGGTGGGCGATGTGGGCCACCGCGATGGTGCGGGCGCAAATCCCCGCCGCGGACGTGGCCGCCTTCGATGCGGAAACAGCGCCCCTATTGCGCCGATCGGTGGGGTACCTGTTGCGCACCACGGTGGACGGGACGCGGCTGCCCCCGGCCTCGCCCGACTATTGGGAGACCCGCTCCCACCGCGTTACCCTCGGTACCGCCGCATCCGCGCTGATGGGGCTGGAGGCCGGGGCCGATCTGGGGATGGTCGCGCCAGGTGTCGTTGCGCGCTACCGCGAGGTGGTTGTCGCAGCCTTCGGCTCCTTCGGATACCCGCGGGATCGCGGGTACCTGGGCAGCATCGGCCAAACCGCGTCCGACGGCGCGACCGCGTTCATCGCCCCGCCGTTCGTGTCGAGCGCACTGCCCGGAGCCACCCAGGCCCGCAAGGACGCCCTCGCCGCGATGATGCGTCCCGCTGGCGGCCTTGCCCCCGGCGGTTCCTGGCGCAACGACGGGATTTCCTGGACCCCCTCGGTGGGTGTGAACGCGCTCAGCGCGGCCTACAACGGCGATCCCGCCGAGGCCTACGCTTGGATCGACTGGATCGGCGCACACCTGACCACGGTAGGCTCTATTCCCGAAAAGGTGCTGGCGGACGGCTCCCCGGCCGCCGTCGCCCCCCTGGGGTGGAGCGACTCGCTGGTGCTGCTGACGCTCATCCGGTTGGAATCGGCGACGCGAGATTCCTAG
- a CDS encoding LytR C-terminal domain-containing protein, whose amino-acid sequence MTKEYQYPADEFDVASVDGGPQGAHRAKPSRAKAWIVALIVLVLAGGLGYAAATYGPSLLGLTSEEIADTVGIESQTVTSSATTSAATDSASTAATQGGTDASTDADAGKDAAADASQDKDATKDEANDEAGSDAASAQATVDKSTAVRVLNATSTKGLAAGATTKLKAAGWSSLTATNYKGNAVSASVVYFKTDADEANAKSVAKTLGISKTLKVPALTGSVSAILASDYRN is encoded by the coding sequence GTGACCAAGGAATACCAATATCCCGCGGACGAGTTTGACGTTGCCTCAGTTGACGGCGGGCCCCAGGGGGCGCATCGCGCCAAACCGTCGCGGGCCAAGGCGTGGATCGTTGCACTCATCGTCCTGGTCCTGGCGGGTGGCTTGGGGTATGCGGCAGCGACTTATGGCCCATCGCTCTTGGGACTGACCTCGGAAGAGATCGCTGACACCGTCGGAATCGAGTCGCAGACCGTGACGTCGAGCGCAACGACGTCTGCGGCAACGGATTCGGCGTCGACCGCCGCAACCCAGGGCGGAACGGATGCAAGCACCGATGCTGACGCCGGCAAGGACGCGGCAGCGGATGCAAGCCAGGACAAGGACGCCACGAAGGACGAGGCCAACGACGAAGCGGGCAGCGACGCCGCTAGCGCGCAGGCAACCGTCGATAAGTCGACGGCCGTTCGCGTGTTGAACGCGACCAGCACAAAGGGCCTGGCCGCGGGCGCAACGACCAAACTGAAGGCCGCGGGATGGTCCAGCCTGACGGCAACGAACTACAAGGGCAACGCGGTCAGCGCGTCGGTCGTCTACTTCAAGACCGATGCCGACGAGGCAAACGCGAAGAGCGTCGCCAAGACGCTCGGGATATCGAAGACCCTCAAGGTTCCCGCGCTGACGGGCTCCGTCTCCGCGATCCTGGCGAGCGACTACCGCAACTAG
- a CDS encoding DUF3263 domain-containing protein, with product MSEPQFEADREAPGLSEMEMAILEFERGWWKFAAAKEQAIAAEFAMSPTQYYQLLNKLIDTPAALAAQPLLVKRLRRMREARQRERSSGRRGTRQ from the coding sequence ATGTCTGAGCCGCAATTCGAAGCCGACCGCGAGGCGCCTGGCCTCAGCGAAATGGAGATGGCGATCCTCGAATTCGAACGGGGATGGTGGAAGTTTGCGGCGGCCAAGGAGCAGGCCATCGCGGCGGAATTCGCAATGAGTCCCACGCAGTACTATCAGCTTCTCAACAAACTCATAGACACGCCCGCGGCGCTCGCCGCGCAGCCGCTGCTGGTAAAGCGTTTGCGCAGGATGCGCGAAGCGCGCCAGCGTGAACGGAGCAGCGGGAGGCGGGGAACTCGTCAGTAA
- a CDS encoding DsbA family protein, with the protein MAANQPSKSELREQAKNKAAALRAEQLKKEARVRRITLLSIILGLILVAALIAVVVVNGNKKNTVSADAAGPTVATGVNGGIPFGKDGIAGTTNEGAINVEVYADFLCPWCGKFEETNNPTLNEYREAGKITVVIHPLSMLSRGSKTAYSSRSAGAFAYVAQNEPDKALAFNQTLYDNQPDESGSGLTDDEIVDLAKQAGVSDTVAAASVGGEFIDWTINNYTRATQNTVAAGEDGSFSTPTIIINNTKYAGSPTDADAFKAALDAAVGS; encoded by the coding sequence ATGGCCGCAAATCAGCCATCCAAATCTGAGCTTCGTGAGCAGGCGAAGAACAAGGCCGCGGCGCTGCGCGCCGAACAACTCAAGAAGGAAGCGCGCGTGCGGCGAATAACGCTGCTTTCGATCATTTTGGGGCTGATTCTCGTGGCCGCGCTCATCGCGGTTGTCGTCGTCAATGGCAACAAGAAAAACACTGTCTCCGCAGACGCTGCGGGCCCGACCGTCGCCACTGGTGTGAACGGCGGAATCCCATTCGGCAAGGATGGCATCGCCGGAACCACCAACGAGGGCGCGATCAACGTGGAGGTCTACGCGGACTTCCTGTGCCCCTGGTGCGGCAAGTTCGAGGAAACCAACAATCCGACCCTTAACGAGTACCGTGAAGCGGGCAAAATCACCGTCGTGATTCACCCGCTGTCGATGCTGTCGCGGGGATCTAAGACCGCCTACTCTTCGCGTTCGGCCGGCGCCTTCGCCTACGTTGCGCAAAACGAGCCGGATAAGGCGCTCGCCTTCAACCAGACCCTGTACGACAACCAGCCCGACGAGTCCGGGTCGGGGCTGACCGACGACGAGATCGTGGACCTCGCTAAGCAAGCCGGTGTATCCGACACCGTCGCCGCCGCGAGCGTCGGCGGGGAATTCATCGACTGGACGATCAACAATTACACGCGGGCCACGCAAAACACCGTGGCGGCGGGCGAGGACGGGTCGTTCTCCACCCCGACGATCATCATCAACAACACGAAGTACGCGGGGAGCCCAACGGACGCCGATGCGTTCAAGGCCGCCTTGGACGCGGCCGTTGGTTCGTAA